One genomic window of Ruminococcus gauvreauii includes the following:
- a CDS encoding substrate-binding domain-containing protein, which yields MKNYKRVLALVCAGLMGISMMGCGGDTSSKSTEAEATPDSDDKETVSADGEDETSSDKKFKIGIQMKTLDSGFFVTLAEEFTTRIEELGWEATVANADSDTMKESGNMDTFITQGYDLIFIDPYETEGCVEAINRAVDAGIPVICMDNSCGEAAKVVSIVYPSNVKNGLLCGSWVAANRFEADEQINSVCMGGQKDLEAARERRMGFIAGILMERLNLTEDEAIEMGTAMEKEVIAKGSAVNEDAKFSVGGIGWGAYTSNGGLDAAEDLVVANPDMNLMFGENDAMLLGAMTAIENAGLSDQVILAADADGQKEALELIKSGTNYACTGNNQPGATAEAAMEIAVDILVNGADPTSFDRVTLTNPACINPDNVDEYYDPDSAF from the coding sequence ATGAAAAACTACAAACGTGTATTGGCACTGGTATGTGCCGGATTAATGGGGATCTCAATGATGGGATGCGGCGGTGACACATCTTCAAAAAGTACAGAGGCGGAGGCGACACCAGATTCCGACGACAAAGAAACAGTCTCAGCAGACGGGGAAGATGAGACATCCAGTGATAAGAAATTTAAAATAGGCATCCAGATGAAGACATTGGACAGCGGTTTTTTTGTTACCCTTGCTGAAGAATTTACCACACGGATTGAAGAACTGGGATGGGAAGCTACCGTGGCGAATGCGGATTCTGACACCATGAAAGAATCGGGAAATATGGATACATTTATCACACAGGGATATGATCTGATCTTTATCGACCCTTATGAGACGGAGGGTTGTGTGGAGGCTATCAACCGTGCGGTTGACGCCGGAATTCCCGTGATCTGTATGGATAATTCATGCGGAGAAGCTGCAAAGGTGGTGTCGATCGTATATCCCAGCAATGTAAAGAACGGACTTCTGTGCGGCAGCTGGGTGGCGGCCAACAGGTTCGAGGCGGATGAACAGATTAATTCGGTATGTATGGGCGGTCAAAAAGACCTGGAAGCAGCGAGAGAGCGGCGTATGGGATTTATTGCCGGCATACTTATGGAAAGACTTAATCTTACAGAGGATGAGGCGATTGAGATGGGAACCGCCATGGAAAAAGAAGTCATAGCAAAGGGTTCTGCAGTAAATGAAGACGCAAAATTCAGCGTGGGAGGAATCGGATGGGGAGCTTATACCTCAAACGGCGGTCTTGATGCAGCAGAAGACCTGGTAGTTGCCAACCCTGATATGAATCTGATGTTTGGTGAGAACGACGCGATGCTTCTGGGTGCCATGACTGCGATCGAAAATGCGGGCCTGTCTGACCAGGTGATTCTGGCCGCTGATGCGGACGGACAAAAAGAGGCGCTGGAACTTATTAAGAGCGGCACGAACTACGCATGTACCGGTAATAATCAGCCGGGTGCAACGGCTGAGGCGGCTATGGAGATTGCGGTTGATATTCTGGTAAACGGAGCAGACCCCACGAGCTTTGACCGGGTAACTTTAACGAATCCTGCCTGCATTAATCCGGATAATGTAGACGAGTATTATGACCCGGATTCAGCGTTCTAA
- a CDS encoding sugar ABC transporter ATP-binding protein: MDQAFRVKMVDIKKRFAGVQALDGAGVQVRAGEIHALIGENGAGKSTLMKILAGALKRDSGEIFIDGQKTEMQTPRDAHRLGIATIYQEFMLAPDLTVAENIFIENLTSGKKLINWKTLNQSARQLLEELGFGEIDPSAKVNTLSVACQQVVEICKSLSQKVKVLILDEPTAVLTFREIEKLFTLLRRLKEEGVSIIYISHRLEEIFQLCDEITVMKDGCLVKQVKTGDIDKDRLISLMVGRDIKDIFPKRQNVTIGEPVLEVKDLCAGSLVRNVSFTLHAGEVLGFYGLVGAGRTETMRAVFGADALESGEILLFGEKVRFKNPRQAVKMGLGMVPEDRKKQGLILDQSIRANTTVTSMRDVQNRLHAFDHKKESEYTKEILDSINTKYASINHKVSQLSGGNQQKVALAKWLAAGSRCIIFDEPTRGVDVGAKTEIYTCINQLAAQGIGIVMISSEMPELMGMSDHIIVMRQGQVAGEISKEEFTENNMIRLAMGGVQ, translated from the coding sequence ATGGATCAAGCGTTTCGAGTTAAGATGGTAGATATAAAAAAGCGCTTTGCAGGAGTTCAGGCACTTGACGGAGCCGGGGTGCAGGTGCGTGCAGGGGAGATACATGCTCTGATTGGAGAGAACGGTGCAGGAAAGTCGACCCTGATGAAAATATTGGCGGGAGCATTGAAAAGAGATAGCGGTGAAATTTTCATCGATGGTCAGAAGACAGAAATGCAGACGCCGAGGGATGCACACAGGCTTGGCATCGCAACCATTTATCAGGAGTTTATGCTGGCTCCCGATCTGACGGTGGCTGAGAATATTTTTATAGAAAATCTCACGTCGGGGAAGAAACTTATCAACTGGAAAACCCTGAATCAGTCAGCCAGGCAGCTTTTAGAGGAACTGGGTTTTGGAGAAATTGACCCTTCGGCAAAAGTCAATACTCTGAGTGTCGCCTGTCAGCAGGTGGTAGAAATCTGCAAATCTCTGTCACAGAAAGTGAAGGTGCTGATTCTGGACGAACCCACAGCAGTTTTAACGTTTAGAGAAATAGAGAAGCTGTTTACCCTTCTCAGGAGACTGAAGGAGGAGGGGGTAAGTATTATTTATATCTCCCATCGTCTGGAAGAGATCTTTCAGCTATGTGATGAAATCACAGTCATGAAGGATGGATGCCTTGTAAAACAGGTAAAGACAGGGGATATCGACAAAGACCGACTGATCAGCCTGATGGTGGGAAGAGATATCAAAGACATCTTTCCGAAACGTCAGAATGTCACGATAGGAGAGCCGGTCTTGGAGGTGAAGGATCTCTGTGCAGGCTCGCTGGTGAGGAATGTCAGCTTCACGCTGCATGCAGGAGAAGTACTGGGATTCTATGGCCTGGTGGGTGCCGGGAGGACGGAGACGATGAGAGCCGTATTTGGTGCAGATGCACTGGAATCCGGAGAGATACTGCTGTTCGGAGAAAAAGTACGGTTTAAAAATCCCAGACAAGCCGTCAAAATGGGTCTGGGAATGGTTCCGGAGGATAGAAAAAAGCAGGGACTGATTTTGGATCAGAGCATCAGGGCCAATACCACGGTGACATCCATGCGGGATGTGCAGAATCGATTGCATGCCTTCGATCATAAAAAAGAATCGGAATATACAAAGGAGATTCTGGACAGCATCAACACAAAGTACGCCTCCATCAACCATAAAGTTTCACAGCTGAGCGGAGGAAATCAGCAGAAGGTGGCGCTCGCGAAATGGCTGGCCGCCGGGAGCAGATGCATTATCTTTGACGAGCCGACACGCGGAGTTGATGTCGGGGCGAAAACAGAGATTTACACATGTATCAACCAGCTGGCTGCACAGGGAATCGGAATCGTGATGATTTCTTCCGAAATGCCGGAGCTCATGGGTATGAGCGACCATATTATCGTCATGCGGCAGGGACAGGTGGCAGGCGAAATCAGCAAGGAAGAATTTACGGAGAACAATATGATCAGACTGGCAATGGGAGGGGTTCAGTAG
- a CDS encoding ABC transporter permease, which produces MSEKNKTSSKILNFIVTNNTYFILVLLFVICSLASEHFLTLANLVNICQQYSGTVIVSIGMLFVILTGGIDLSVGSVMALGSVFSAYAMVELHLPIIVSVILSMILGTVCGLITGILVAKAKIAAFVASLAMMTICRGVAYMISNGTPINTPAGSISRLGTAKLFPFLTWLTVIAIIVVAASGFCLYKTACGRTVIMIGSNQEAVHLAGISVTPHLISVYAISGFCSALGGVIATSRTGIGSGAVGQGLELDCIAACVIGGASLSGGSGSSLKTVVGVLVLAMIGNIMNLLSVPSYPQDVIKGIIIILAVLLQQGTSRINKN; this is translated from the coding sequence ATGTCAGAAAAAAATAAGACTTCATCTAAGATTTTAAATTTTATCGTCACTAACAATACATATTTTATTTTGGTACTACTGTTTGTGATCTGCAGCCTTGCGTCAGAGCATTTCCTGACTCTGGCAAATCTTGTGAACATCTGTCAGCAGTATTCTGGAACGGTGATCGTATCCATCGGTATGCTGTTTGTGATTCTGACCGGAGGAATTGACCTGTCGGTTGGCTCCGTCATGGCTCTTGGCAGTGTTTTCTCAGCGTATGCCATGGTGGAACTGCATCTGCCGATTATTGTGTCCGTGATTTTATCCATGATTCTGGGGACTGTCTGCGGACTGATCACCGGTATTCTGGTAGCCAAGGCAAAGATTGCGGCGTTCGTGGCAAGCCTTGCGATGATGACTATCTGCAGGGGTGTCGCGTACATGATTTCAAATGGCACACCGATTAACACTCCGGCAGGATCCATCAGCAGACTGGGTACGGCTAAATTATTCCCGTTTCTGACGTGGCTTACGGTAATTGCGATTATCGTAGTGGCAGCCAGCGGATTTTGTCTTTACAAAACAGCGTGCGGACGGACCGTCATCATGATCGGAAGCAATCAGGAGGCCGTTCATCTGGCAGGCATCAGTGTAACGCCGCATCTGATATCCGTCTATGCAATCTCTGGTTTCTGCTCGGCACTCGGCGGCGTCATCGCCACATCGCGGACGGGTATCGGTTCCGGAGCGGTTGGACAGGGTCTGGAGCTTGACTGCATTGCGGCCTGTGTGATCGGAGGCGCTTCCTTAAGCGGAGGGTCCGGTTCTTCATTGAAGACAGTGGTCGGTGTTCTGGTACTGGCAATGATCGGAAACATTATGAATCTTCTGTCCGTGCCGTCTTATCCGCAGGACGTGATAAAGGGTATCATCATTATACTGGCAGTCCTGCTGCAGCAGGGAACAAGCAGAATCAATAAAAATTAG
- a CDS encoding zinc-binding dehydrogenase: protein MRGTMKALRMYAPYDFRIDEIPIPEIGPEEILIQVEGCGICAGDIKTLHGGIRVWGTSPETCNIEAPVTGGHEFVGRVVEYGDKVQGVKIGDRMVSEQIVPCRECRFCKAGIYSMCQRHYIYGFRQETAGGMAEYMKFHKNGIHHKLPEGMTVEQGALIEPLACAMHAVERGNIGHNDVVVISGLGAIGLGMVSVARKLEPKLLIGLDLRRQRLDKALEYGADLVLNPMETDVAARIKELTDGYGCDVYIEASGSEKSVKQGLACIRFRGTYVQFGVFPDAINVDWNDIGDGKEITINGSHLGPYCYEPVIRGIMDGSIHTEGLMSHRFQLEDWKQAFEVAEKDPDAYKVMLVP from the coding sequence ATGAGAGGAACAATGAAAGCTTTACGCATGTATGCACCGTATGATTTTCGTATCGATGAGATTCCGATTCCGGAAATCGGGCCGGAAGAGATTTTGATTCAGGTGGAAGGCTGCGGTATCTGTGCCGGGGATATCAAGACACTCCATGGCGGTATCCGTGTGTGGGGTACCTCGCCCGAGACATGTAATATAGAAGCACCCGTGACAGGCGGTCACGAGTTTGTGGGACGTGTGGTAGAATATGGAGATAAGGTCCAGGGCGTGAAGATCGGGGACCGGATGGTCTCTGAGCAGATCGTGCCCTGCCGGGAGTGCAGATTCTGCAAGGCGGGCATTTATTCCATGTGTCAGCGCCATTATATCTATGGATTCCGTCAGGAGACCGCAGGAGGGATGGCAGAGTACATGAAATTTCATAAAAACGGAATTCATCATAAGCTGCCGGAAGGAATGACGGTGGAGCAGGGGGCGCTGATTGAGCCTTTGGCTTGTGCCATGCATGCGGTAGAGCGGGGGAATATCGGACACAACGATGTGGTGGTGATAAGCGGATTGGGAGCAATCGGACTGGGAATGGTCAGTGTGGCAAGAAAGCTGGAACCGAAACTGCTGATCGGTCTGGACCTGCGCCGTCAGCGCCTGGATAAGGCGCTGGAATACGGAGCGGATCTGGTGCTGAATCCGATGGAAACCGATGTGGCTGCCAGAATTAAGGAACTGACGGACGGTTACGGCTGTGACGTGTACATAGAGGCTTCCGGCAGTGAAAAAAGCGTAAAGCAGGGTCTTGCGTGCATTCGATTCCGCGGAACGTATGTGCAGTTCGGAGTATTCCCTGATGCGATAAACGTAGACTGGAACGACATAGGAGACGGCAAGGAGATTACGATCAACGGTTCCCACCTGGGCCCTTACTGCTATGAGCCCGTGATCCGGGGGATCATGGACGGAAGTATCCACACGGAAGGTCTGATGTCCCATAGGTTTCAGCTGGAGGACTGGAAGCAGGCATTTGAAGTGGCGGAGAAGGATCCGGATGCTTATAAGGTAATGCTGGTGCCGTGA
- a CDS encoding class II fructose-bisphosphate aldolase, which yields MLVNLKTVLEEAERGAYAVGAFNTPNLESVIAVLQVAESLKVPVVLQHAEVHETVIPISVIGPIMVDFAKKSSVPVCVQLDHGETGDYIKKALDLGFTGIMYDGSSQPFEENVEQTKKYVELAGSFGASVEGELGDMGKRNTVYKNARDNDDLGKVYTDPEEARVFVEQTGVAALACSFGTTHGFYLSEPDLRMEIISRVHEEANIPVVMHGGSGVSAEDFQESIRCGVRKINYYTYMAKAGAEYVGQKMKGIATPIYFHEICSWGQEGIKQDVEKAVRVFAGNYLSQRERGI from the coding sequence ATGTTAGTGAATTTAAAAACGGTATTGGAAGAGGCTGAGAGAGGGGCGTATGCGGTCGGTGCGTTTAACACGCCAAATCTGGAAAGTGTGATCGCGGTGCTGCAGGTGGCGGAGAGTCTGAAGGTTCCTGTAGTATTGCAGCATGCCGAGGTACATGAGACGGTCATTCCGATCTCGGTCATCGGTCCTATTATGGTAGATTTTGCGAAGAAGTCATCCGTTCCTGTCTGCGTGCAGCTGGACCATGGGGAAACCGGCGACTATATTAAAAAGGCACTGGATCTGGGCTTCACAGGCATTATGTATGACGGTTCCTCGCAGCCTTTTGAAGAAAATGTGGAGCAGACAAAAAAATATGTGGAACTTGCCGGATCCTTCGGCGCTTCCGTGGAGGGAGAGCTGGGAGATATGGGCAAAAGAAACACGGTCTATAAAAATGCCAGGGATAACGATGACCTGGGTAAGGTCTATACCGATCCGGAGGAGGCACGGGTATTTGTAGAACAGACGGGGGTGGCGGCGCTGGCGTGTTCCTTCGGAACGACCCATGGCTTCTACCTGTCAGAACCGGACCTCCGGATGGAAATCATCTCCCGGGTTCATGAAGAGGCAAATATCCCCGTTGTGATGCACGGCGGCTCCGGCGTCAGCGCGGAGGATTTTCAGGAATCCATCCGCTGCGGAGTGAGAAAAATCAATTATTATACGTATATGGCAAAAGCGGGAGCGGAATATGTGGGACAGAAAATGAAAGGGATTGCAACGCCGATTTATTTCCATGAAATCTGCAGCTGGGGTCAGGAAGGAATCAAGCAGGATGTGGAAAAGGCGGTGCGGGTATTTGCCGGAAATTACCTGTCACAGAGAGAAAGGGGAATTTAA
- a CDS encoding FGGY-family carbohydrate kinase has protein sequence MKYIMGLDIGTTGCKANVFDQNGNVCAHAYREYLYLERGGIIDAEGVWDEVCSAVGECTADFPEIEAICTTSFGESAVPVDEQGNALSGAILYTNANAVKEWEYLDQKVGSARIAAVTGHISHPMYTVSRLLWMKKNQEELYKRTHKFLFFAGFIERKLGAKCCAENTLAARSMAYDVRKGVWSTEICQAAGIDMEKLPKIVKAGDQIGLVSEKLVKQFGMKKSPAILAGGHDQPCVALGMGAIHGGDVAYGMGTVECFTLVLDEFQQSTAMQKAHLVCAPHVAEGKFVTYGVLFSGGIVLSDLRNKMYGKEREDARREGRDVYEVMVDEMPDSTEGLYYLPHLAGTGTPQMNTADRGVIYGLTMDTARGALVRAALEGIAYDMRLNVENMEACGLPVNRILAAGGGARSEKGVQVRSDILQRNIYKTRDVQAGTRGVYYIAAKALGWIDDYENGIPVPDGDWLEPKCDPDETDQKYKKYLELYERTKGL, from the coding sequence TTGAAATACATAATGGGCCTGGATATCGGAACGACGGGGTGTAAGGCGAATGTCTTTGACCAGAATGGAAATGTCTGTGCGCACGCCTACAGGGAATATCTGTATCTTGAACGCGGAGGCATCATAGATGCCGAGGGCGTATGGGATGAGGTCTGCTCTGCAGTCGGAGAATGTACCGCTGATTTTCCTGAAATAGAGGCTATATGTACCACTTCCTTCGGGGAATCTGCAGTGCCTGTGGATGAACAGGGGAATGCTTTGAGCGGTGCGATCCTGTACACGAATGCCAATGCCGTCAAAGAATGGGAATACCTGGACCAGAAGGTTGGAAGTGCCAGGATCGCTGCGGTTACGGGTCATATTTCTCATCCTATGTATACGGTCAGCCGGCTGCTGTGGATGAAAAAGAATCAGGAGGAGCTGTACAAAAGGACTCATAAGTTCCTCTTCTTTGCAGGATTTATCGAGAGAAAACTGGGAGCAAAGTGTTGTGCGGAAAATACCCTGGCAGCCCGGAGTATGGCATATGATGTGCGAAAGGGTGTCTGGAGCACGGAAATCTGCCAGGCTGCCGGCATTGATATGGAAAAGCTTCCGAAGATCGTAAAGGCAGGAGACCAAATCGGACTGGTTTCGGAAAAGCTGGTGAAACAGTTTGGAATGAAGAAGTCTCCTGCGATTCTGGCGGGAGGCCATGACCAGCCCTGCGTGGCACTTGGAATGGGCGCCATTCACGGCGGAGATGTGGCTTACGGCATGGGAACCGTAGAGTGTTTTACTCTTGTTCTGGACGAATTTCAACAGTCAACGGCTATGCAGAAGGCGCATCTGGTCTGCGCGCCCCATGTAGCAGAGGGAAAATTCGTGACATACGGCGTGTTGTTTTCCGGAGGAATTGTACTGAGTGATCTCAGAAATAAGATGTATGGAAAAGAGCGTGAGGATGCCAGGCGGGAGGGCAGGGATGTCTATGAGGTCATGGTGGATGAAATGCCGGACAGCACAGAAGGACTCTATTATCTGCCGCATCTGGCGGGGACCGGAACGCCGCAGATGAACACTGCGGACCGGGGAGTGATCTATGGACTGACGATGGATACCGCCAGAGGAGCACTGGTACGGGCAGCCCTGGAGGGTATCGCTTACGATATGAGGCTGAATGTGGAAAACATGGAGGCATGCGGACTTCCGGTAAATCGGATTCTGGCAGCCGGGGGCGGGGCCAGGTCGGAAAAAGGTGTTCAGGTGCGCAGTGACATCCTGCAGCGAAATATCTATAAAACCAGAGACGTGCAGGCGGGTACAAGAGGTGTATATTATATAGCAGCCAAAGCCCTTGGCTGGATCGATGACTATGAAAACGGGATTCCGGTTCCGGATGGTGACTGGCTGGAACCGAAGTGTGATCCGGATGAAACAGATCAAAAATATAAGAAGTATCTGGAATTATATGAGCGTACGAAAGGATTATAA
- a CDS encoding zinc-dependent alcohol dehydrogenase, whose translation MKSLVVTTDHKLEVVDLPVPEIGDDCVLTRTIASGICNGTDMKILHGEFKGINQYPCLLGHEAVGEVIAVGKKVKRFKKGDRVMVPFLETDTDGKYAGYYSFWSGYSEYTVARDYEVMMEEGKGPGHPEFWDAYYTQQVLPDDIDPVEGVMIITFCEVLAAVRNFGFDRESRVAVFGAGPVGMTFIRLMKLLGVQTVISVDVLEEKRKEAKRAGADAFVNSSTEDVVQNIRRLVPEGVDYVLDAVGVNGIINTAMYLLKENGQICVYGICPEKEMQLSWKDAPQNWTLRFLHVPVKEQQAAAFPQIVEWVRQGNIILGDYISHRVPFSQILDAFEMVEKHVPTKKIVITYE comes from the coding sequence ATGAAATCTTTAGTTGTAACAACAGATCATAAATTAGAGGTTGTAGATCTGCCCGTACCGGAAATTGGGGATGACTGTGTGCTGACCAGGACGATTGCCAGCGGCATTTGTAATGGAACTGATATGAAGATCCTGCATGGCGAATTTAAAGGGATCAACCAGTATCCCTGTCTTCTGGGTCATGAGGCGGTCGGGGAAGTCATTGCTGTCGGAAAAAAAGTGAAGCGCTTCAAGAAAGGGGACCGGGTCATGGTGCCGTTTCTGGAGACGGATACAGACGGGAAATATGCAGGATATTATTCCTTCTGGAGCGGTTATTCTGAGTACACAGTGGCCAGGGATTACGAGGTGATGATGGAAGAGGGAAAGGGTCCGGGACATCCCGAATTCTGGGATGCCTATTATACACAGCAGGTTCTGCCCGATGATATTGATCCTGTGGAGGGTGTCATGATCATCACGTTCTGCGAGGTTTTGGCTGCTGTCAGGAACTTTGGTTTTGACCGGGAAAGCAGGGTTGCAGTATTTGGCGCCGGCCCTGTGGGTATGACCTTTATCAGGCTTATGAAACTTCTGGGAGTCCAAACGGTGATTTCCGTGGATGTCCTGGAGGAGAAGAGAAAAGAGGCCAAGAGGGCAGGGGCGGACGCCTTTGTGAACAGCAGCACGGAGGATGTGGTACAGAATATACGCAGGCTCGTCCCGGAAGGTGTGGACTACGTGCTGGACGCAGTGGGTGTGAATGGAATTATTAACACAGCCATGTATTTGCTGAAAGAAAACGGACAGATCTGTGTATACGGAATATGTCCCGAAAAGGAGATGCAGCTGTCCTGGAAAGATGCGCCGCAGAACTGGACACTACGTTTTTTACATGTACCGGTAAAGGAACAGCAGGCCGCGGCATTTCCGCAGATTGTGGAGTGGGTGCGTCAGGGAAACATAATATTAGGCGATTATATCTCTCACAGGGTACCGTTTTCACAGATCCTGGATGCGTTTGAGATGGTAGAGAAGCATGTTCCCACAAAAAAAATCGTAATTACCTATGAATAA
- a CDS encoding DeoR/GlpR family DNA-binding transcription regulator gives MTVSDRRREISDLLLQKGKVKVGDLARRFQVSTETIRKDLLELEAQGFIKKNKGSAEVLVETSASAYSRKSEKFIETKKKIAREAARLIPSHSVIFIDAGSTNYQLARQLIMRKDIIVVTNFTPIAELMNANEIKVILIGGEIRQVSGATTGMLAAYCIDHVHADLAFLGTSGFLDSSGPCVENFPEADVKRRMLQNAAKSYVLADSSKASTKAIVKYAEWSEITGLLTDDQLDCRVMESLEKEVNVITVNTEEKE, from the coding sequence ATGACTGTATCAGACAGAAGACGGGAAATCTCTGATTTATTATTGCAGAAAGGCAAAGTAAAGGTAGGGGACCTGGCGCGAAGGTTTCAGGTGAGTACGGAGACCATCCGAAAAGATCTGTTGGAGCTGGAAGCCCAGGGATTTATCAAAAAAAATAAAGGTTCTGCGGAAGTGCTGGTGGAGACCAGTGCCAGTGCATATTCCCGGAAATCGGAAAAATTCATAGAGACGAAGAAGAAGATAGCAAGAGAAGCTGCCCGGCTGATCCCTTCTCACAGTGTGATCTTTATCGATGCGGGCAGTACGAACTACCAGCTGGCCCGCCAGCTGATCATGCGAAAGGATATCATTGTAGTTACGAATTTCACACCGATCGCGGAACTGATGAACGCCAATGAGATCAAGGTGATCCTTATCGGTGGTGAAATCCGTCAGGTCAGCGGGGCAACCACGGGAATGCTGGCGGCTTACTGCATTGACCATGTACATGCGGATCTGGCATTTTTGGGAACAAGCGGATTTTTGGATTCCAGCGGACCCTGCGTGGAGAATTTTCCGGAGGCGGATGTAAAAAGAAGGATGCTGCAGAATGCCGCTAAGTCTTACGTGCTCGCTGACAGCAGCAAAGCGAGCACCAAGGCGATTGTGAAATACGCAGAATGGAGTGAAATCACAGGATTGCTGACCGATGATCAGCTGGACTGCAGGGTCATGGAGAGCCTGGAAAAAGAAGTGAATGTGATAACTGTGAATACGGAAGAGAAGGAATGA
- a CDS encoding VOC family protein, with protein sequence MEWMDNVNGLQHIGIPASDMKETEEFYKKLGFEPVLRTDNGGIPVVFLKLKELVLETYECESPAGCPGVIDHFAIDVKDLDEAFAYVESLGVRILEPITHLSFWENGVRYFIAEGPNQEKIEFAQYL encoded by the coding sequence ATGGAGTGGATGGATAATGTTAACGGACTGCAGCATATAGGGATACCCGCCAGTGATATGAAAGAGACAGAGGAATTCTACAAAAAGCTTGGATTTGAGCCGGTGCTTAGGACAGATAACGGAGGGATTCCGGTGGTGTTTCTGAAGCTGAAGGAGCTGGTGCTGGAGACTTACGAGTGTGAAAGCCCCGCCGGGTGTCCCGGTGTGATCGACCATTTTGCCATTGATGTGAAGGACCTGGATGAGGCCTTTGCTTATGTTGAGTCATTGGGAGTCAGAATTCTGGAACCGATCACTCATCTGTCTTTCTGGGAAAACGGGGTTCGATATTTTATCGCGGAGGGACCAAATCAGGAAAAGATTGAGTTTGCCCAATATTTATAG